The following proteins are co-located in the Gossypium hirsutum isolate 1008001.06 chromosome A02, Gossypium_hirsutum_v2.1, whole genome shotgun sequence genome:
- the LOC121211448 gene encoding uncharacterized protein, with protein MIENAVRGGKIEGEVAKRSASRRKENEVNNMNSFNSRAITVGQPKVATSEQQSTQGQESGTRQNSEKMQFTPIPVTYRELYQSLYDAHAIAPFHLKPLQPPYPKWYDANAKCEYHAAISRHSIENCTRFKKVVERLIKLGVVKFDSTPNTENPLPDHCNQGVNAIEETKKGKVKEDIAEVKIPMKAIWEEMVKRGMLTSRKGGEGIENHCEFHGEVGYMIQNCEEFRAMVQGLMVNKELQVSEGSSCEGQICVLKNEQQKTSQPRIIISLPGNNEAGSQTGPKIVIHKPNPFPYKDDRRVPWSYDCKITIPEVESIANVARGKQNESFHTRSGKRYDEGNTKVEPVKTKDVEAEREKETEVPINEPVKEEEVKEFLKFLKHSEYSVVEQLRKQPARILVLALLLSSEVHRDALLKVLNKTYVTHDISVNKLDRLPIDSSHMKTCHNVVRAFDGTERKVMGRIDIPLEIGLNTYEVDFLVMDIKPSYNYLLGRPWIHSAGVVPSSLHQKLKLVTDGRLITINAEEDIIAAVTSKAPYVETNEEAIECSFRSLDVINATFILEGSKVPVPKMSGATRMALQMMMGKGALPGKGLGRQLQGGVQIPKLSEKKDHFGLGFKPDHKHKRQEMEKRQARRKARLNGREVE; from the exons atgattgagaatgccgtGAGGGGCGGGAAAATCGAGGGGGAAGTGGCTAAAAGATCAGCctcaaggagaaaagaaaatgaggtgaataaCATGAATAGTTTTAACTCCAGGGCAATCACAGTTGGACAACCTAAAGTAGCTACCAGTGAGCAACAAAGTACTCAAGGACAGGAATCGGGTACAAGACAGAATTCGGAGAAGATGCAATTCACTCCTATCCCTGTGACATATCGCGAGCTTTAccaaagcttatacgatgcacatgccaTTGCTCCATTTCACTTGAAACCACTGCAGCCACCGTACCCTAAATGGTACGATGCAAATGCTAAATGTGAATATCACGCAGCAATATCGAGAcactcaattgaaaactgcacTAGGTTCAAGAAGGTCGTGGAGAGGCTTATCAAATTAggggttgtgaaatttgatagtACCCCTAATACTGAAAACCCGTTACCGGATCATTgcaatcaaggagtgaatgccattgaggaaacaaagaaaggaaaagtCAAGGAAGATATTGCTGAGGTGAAGATACCTATGAAAGCAATATGGGAAGAAATGGTGAAGAGAGGTATGCTGACCTCTAGAAAAGGAGGAGAAGGAATAGAGAACCATTGTGAATTCCATGGAGAGGTGGGTTatatgatccaaaattgtgaagaGTTCAGGGCCATGGTACAAGGCCTTATGGTTAACAAAGAGCTACAGGTTTCTGAAGGTAGTTCTTGTGAAGGACAAATATGTGTGCTGAAGAATGAACAACAAAAAACTAGCCAACCAAGAATCATTATTTCCTTGCCAGGGAATAACGAGGCGGGGTCGCAAACTGGACCCAAAATAGTCATCCATAAACCcaatcctttcccttacaaggatgacAGGAGGGTGCCATGGAGCTATGACTGCAAAATAACAATACCTGAGGTGGAGAGTATAGCTAATGTGGCCAGGGGCAAGCAAAATGAAAGTTTCCATACACGAAGTGGGAAACGTTATGACGAGGGGAATACCAAAGTGGAGCCCGTAAAGACGAAAGATGTCGAGGCTGAAAGGGAGAAGGAGACTGAAGTACCCATTAATGAGCCAGTAAAGGAGGAAGAAGTTAAGGAATTTCTGAAATTCCTGAaacatagcgagtatagtgtggtcgagcagttgcgcAAGCAGCCGGCACGTATATTAGTGTTAGCCCTACTCTTGAGTTCTGAGGTGCATCGAGATGcgttgttaaaagtgcttaacaaaacatatgtcacccatgacatatcTGTTAACAAGCTGGACCG ATTGCCCATTGACAGTTcgcatatgaaaacatgtcatAACGTGGTAAGAGCCTTTGATGGAACTGAAAGGAAAGTAATGGGACGAATTGACATCCCTCTGGAGATTGGGCTGAATACGTATGAAGTTGATTttctggtgatggatatcaaaccCTCCTATAATTATTtgttggggagaccatggatacactcagcaggagTGGTGCCCTCATCACtacaccaaaaattgaagttagtaaCAGATGGTCgcttaataaccatcaatgcggaggaggacattatagcGGCAGTTACCAGCAAGGCCCCTTATGTTGAGACAAATGAAGAGGCTATTGAATGTTCTTTCCGCTCTTTAGATGTCATTAATGCCaccttcattttggaaggaagCAAAGTGCCGGTACCTAAAATGTCTGGAGCCACGAGGATGGCCTTGCAAATGATGATGGGGAAAGGAGCATTGCCGGGAAAAGGGCTAGGAAGACAGTTGCAAGGAGgggttcaaatcccaaaactgaGTGAGAAGAAGGATCACTTTGGTTTGGGTTTCAAGCCAGACCATAAGCACAAGAGGCAAGAAATGGAGAAGCGCCAAGCGAGAAGaaaggcgcgtttgaatggaagaGAGGTGGAGTAg